The Humulus lupulus chromosome 3, drHumLupu1.1, whole genome shotgun sequence genome window below encodes:
- the LOC133824849 gene encoding uncharacterized protein LOC133824849, with the protein MPQPHTPPPRPSVAEEKSNELQAALLTLTNSQAQFMTETQSSSRNLEMEVGQLESRPQGNLPSNTEVNPKEQCHAISLRSDAKLEEPVEKSSLPSKMESEIKGKVEEKDIENLEKKQSQVSIDHHIKIPFPHRLHKNNLDKQFAKFLEKVEGYETVALTEECSAILQKKLPPKLKDLSSFTVPCSIEGSMVIKILCDIGTSVNLMPQSIFLPIFRKLKLGEARHTTMSLQMVDRSVKHPRATGRALIDVPKGELKLCVQQDEKTFNVFAATEIPTCYGVDVIIGGGSKVEVTKRKVIAQVGSRTMCHRLKRFVSGKAQLLHERWKVPPLCNIKKRASSYDIMALKDLRGGLDPS; encoded by the exons ATGCCTCAACCTCATACACCACCACCTAGGCCATCAGTTGCTGAAGAGAAGTCGAATGAGTTACAAGCTGCACTGTTGACATTGACTAACTCCCAAGCTCAATTTATGACTGAAACTCAGTCATCAAGCAGAAATCTCGAAATGGAAGTGGGTCAATTGGAAAGCAGACCTCAAGGAAATTTGCCAAGTAATACTGAGGTGAATCCTAAAGAGCAATGCCATGCAATCTCCTTGAGGAGCGATGCAAAGTTGGAAGAGCCAGTTGAGAAATCTAGCCTTCCATCAAAAATGGAGTCTGAAATAAAAGGAAAGGTGGAAGAAAAGGATATTGAGAACCTTGAGAAGAAGCAGTCACAAGTGAGTATAGATCATCACATAAAAATTCCTTTTCCACATAGGCTACACAAGAACAACCTAGATAAACAGTTTGCAAAGTTTTTGGAG aaagttGAGGGATATGAGACAGTTGcgcttactgaggagtgcagtgcaATATTGCAAAAGAAATTACCGCCAAAGCTTAAAGATCTTAGTAGTTTCACTGTTCCATGCTCTATAGAGGGTTCAATGGTGATAAAGATTTTATGTGATATAGGCACTagtgtgaatctaatgcctcAATCAATCTTCCTACCGATCTTCCGCAAGTTGAAATTGGGAGAAGCTCGCCATACTACTATGTCCCTACAAATGGTGGATCGTTCAGTGAAGCACCCaagag CTACCGGAAGAGCGCTAATTGATGTACCAAAAGGGGAGTTGAAGCTATGCGTGCAACAAGACGAGAaaacatttaatgtttttgcagcaactgAAATTCCAACTTGTTATGGAGTTGATGTGATAATAGGTGGTGGTAGTAAGGTGGAAGTTACCAAGAGAAAGGTCATTGCTCAAGTTGGCAGTCGAACAATGTGTCATCGTTTGAAAAGGTTCGTTAGTGGGAAAGCTCAACTATTACATGAGCGGTGGAAAGTCCCACCACTTTGTAATATTAAGAAACGAGCGTCTTCTTATGATATTATGGCTCTCAAGGACTTGAGAGGTGGCTTGGATCCGAGTTGA